CCGCCGAGTTCACTTGTTACGGTAGAAACACGCACTCCTCTTTGTCCAACAAGTGAACCAACAGGATCAATGTGATCATCGTGCGTTACTACGGCAATCTTAGAGCGAGAACCAGCTTCACGTGCAACTTCTTTTATTTCTATTGTTCCATTTGCAAGTTCTGGAGACTCAAGTTCGAATAAACGTACTAAGAACTGCGGGTGGGAACGTGACAACTTTAAGAATGTCCCGCGAGGGCTTTCATCTACTTTGTATAAAAGAGCGCGAATCCGCTCACCTTGACGGTATCGCTCACCGGGGATTTGTTCTTCGTACGGTAAGATGCCAGTTGCGCGCCCGAGGTCTACATAGAGGTTTCCACGTTCAAATCGTTGTACGTGTCCTGAAACTACCTGACCTTCATGTTCACCAAACTCTTCTATAATAGATACTTTTTCAGCTTCACGAATCTTCTGCATAATGACCTGCTTAGCTGTTTGTGCTGCAATGCGGCCAAAGTCTTCTTGTGCTTCAAGAGGGAAATCTACTTCGTCATCAAGTTCAACTCCTTTCTTAATGAGGCGAGCATCTTCAATCATGATGTGATGTTCTGGATTGAAACGAGTTCGGTCGTCGTCTGCCGCCACTTCTTCTGGCTCTTCTCCCTCCACATCTTCTGGGCGAACAAGCGTTTCGTCTACGACGATCTTTATCTGCTTAAATTCCACATCTCCAACTTCAGTGTTGAATGCAGCACGAATAATCTGACCACGTTTTCCGTACTCTTTTTTATATGCCGCCGCAAGAGCCATCTCGATAGCGCTAATGACCTTCTCGCGTGGAATGCCTCGGTCTTCTTCTAGCTCACCAAGGACTGAATTAATTACTTTTAAATCAAATAAACTCATAGTTTTTTAGGTTACCACACTGATTTTTGTAAAAAGAAAGACCGGCACAAGCCGGACTATTCATAAACAGTATGTGCTACGCAGTATACCTACTGCTTGTAATCAAGTCAATACTACTGAGGTCTTGCATAAAGGTGCTTCTACACAGTAAAAAAGGGCTTTAAATGCGGCATTTGGTATACTTACATACAAGAGGGTGCAGTAAGCACTCGTGTTATCACATGTACATTAATGACGAACAACTTCGTGAATTTTTAAGCGACTCAGGACTTGTTTCGCAGAAAAAATTCGATAACGCTGTAAAAACAGCGACAGAAAAAAGCATTACGGTGAGTGAAGTGTTGGTTTCAGAAGGAGAGATTTCTGAAGACGATTTGCGACGCTCGCACGCGTACGTACTTGGTATTCCTTTTGTTAATTTGTCTGATTCAAAACCAGATCTTAATACTCTGGCTCTTATTCCAGAACCTATTGCGCGACGTAATAATATTGTTGCGTTTAGGCAAGAAGAGAACAATTTGGAAGTTGCCATGCTTGATACGGATGATTTGGCAGCGATTGATTTCGTAAAGAAGAAGACGCAGCTTAAGATTCTGCCGCGACTTACTGACGCTGCATCAATTAAACAGATGCTTCGCTTGTACCAAAAGACACTTCGCGACGAATTGGGAGATGTAATTACGCGTGAATCACAAACGCTTGAAAAGTTTGGAAAATTACAACCAGAGAACGAAAAGGATTTACGAAAACTTGCAGAAGGAGTTCCTGCTGTACGAGTGCTTGATTCATTACTGCGCCACGCAATTGTACAAAATGCATCTGACATACATATAGAGCCACAAGAAGACGCGCTGTTAGTTCGCTATCGTATTGATGGAATTTTGCATGACGCTATGTCACTGCCAAGTAGTGCCACTGCTTCGATTACTGCACGTGTAAAAATTTTGGCCAACTTACGGTTGGATGAAAAAAGACTCCCTCAAGATGGGCGGTTCAGAATGGAGACAGATGGCGATAGGGTGTCATTCCGTGTTTCAGTGCTACCGACGTATCATGGAGAAAAAACAGTTATGCGATTGTTGCGCGAAGACGTTTCTGGATTCACATTAGAATCTCTTGGCTTTCATGGTGAGGGGCTTGAACGCTCACATGATGCTACTAGAAAGAAAACTGGGTTGATTCTTGTTACAGGCCCAACCGGTTCTGGTAAGTCAACAACTCTCTATACTATGTTGGATATTTTAAATACTGCAGACGTCAATATTTCAACAGTTGAAGATCCGATTGAGTATCAGATGAAGCGCATAAACCAAACACAAGTTCGACCAGACATTGGATTCACATTCTCTACAGGGCTTCGGTCACTCGTCCGGCAAGACCCTGATATTATTATGGTTGGTGAAATTCGAGACCGCGAAACTGCGGCGTTAGCCATTAATGCAGCACTTACTGGCCACCTTGTGCTTTCAACGCTTCACACCAATTCAGCAGCTGGCGCAGTGCCACGTCTTATTGATATGGGGGTAGAGCCTTTTTTACTTGCATCAACATTGCAAGTAGTTATTGGCCAACGACTTGTTCGTACACTGTGTAACGATAGAGAAGAATACAAACTATCCGCCGCCGAAATTAGGGGTCTGGAAGAGATGGCCGACTTAGGGGCCGTACTGAAGGCATTAAAAGAAGAAGACATTGTTTCCCAAAAAAGTACATTTAAAAATGTTTCTCTTTCAAAAGAAAAGCCAACAAAAGAATGTGAGACGGGTTACAGTGGACGAAAGGGAATTCAAGAAGTACTGCCGGTGACAGAAGGAATTAAAAAAATGATTCTTTCAGGGTCTTCAGCTGATGCTATTGAAGATCAGGCACGAAAAGAGGGGATGCTTACCATGCTTGAGGATGGTATTTACAAAAGCGCATCAGGAACGACGAGTCTTGCCGAAGTACTTCGTGTGGTAAGTGAATAATATATGAAGTTCACCTACAAAGCAGAACGAGATGGGGAGACGTACACTGACACTATTGAAGCAACTGATAGGTTTGAGGTGTATAGACATGTGAGAGCAGAGGGGGGAACGGTGATTTCGGTTACCTCGGAAGCACAAAACAACTGGAGTCTTACGTATTGGAATTCTAAATTTTCGACAGTAAAAGAGCACGACAAAATTGTGTTCGCATCAAACCTTGCAGCCATGATTTCAGCCGGACTTCCGATATCGCGTGCGCTTTCAGTTGCAGAGAGACAGGCAAAAAACCCCAAACTAAAAAGCGTTATCTTGCATGTGCGTGGGGATATTCAAAAGGGCGGCACGTTTCATGAGGCGCTTGGTAGATTTCCTAATATATTTTCTAAATTATTTGTCGCAATGGTTCGCGCAGGTGAAGAGTCAGGAACACTCGATGAGGCACTTACGACAGTTGGAAACCAACTTCAACGCTCATACGAACTGAAGAAAAAAATTAAAGGAGCACTTATTTATCCAAGTATTATTGTAGTGGCTATTGTTGGTATTGGTTTTCTGATGATGACTGAAGTAGTACCAACACTTTCGAAGACATTTACAGAATTAGGAGCTGATCTCCCCAAGGCAACGCAGGCGATTATTAATGTGAGTGATTTTTTGGTGAATTACACACTCCTTGTACTACTTGGCGTTTTGGGTTCTGTTGCAGGGGTATATGGAATTTTACGAACAGCTGGTGGTCAGCGTGGCAGAGATAAGATTCTCCTAACGACTCCTTTAATTGGTGAGCTTGTGAAAGAAATTAATGCAGCACGAACTGCACGGACATTTGCTTCGCTCCTAGCGGCTGGGGTAGATATTCTTACTGCACTTCAAATTACTGGCGAAGTTGTACAAAACCACTATCACAAAGATGTGCTTAAAGCAGCAGCAGAAAAAGTTCAAAAGGGAGGGCAGCTTTCGGATACATTTATGAAACGAGAAGATCTCTACCCGCCGCTTATGGGTGAGATGATAGCAGTAGGTGAAGAGACAGGTGCACTTGCTGACATGCTTTTACGTGTAGCTACTTTTTACGAAGGCGAGGTTGAACAAAAAACAAAAAATATGTCGACAATTATTGAACCATTTCTCATGTTAATCATTGGTGTGACTGTCGGGTTCTTCGCAGTTGCGATGATAGGACCTATTTACTCTCTCTCTGAGGCTTTCTAACCCAAAAAATAATATTGATTGGTAACATACTGATGCATCAGTATGTTTGAGTTCTCAGCAACGAGTGTACACGTGTATTCAACAGTACGGTACAATACTAAGTAATGAAGTCGAATGTTCTTTATATACGAGGGGTAGGACTGCTAGAGATTGTAGTAGGAGTATCACTCCTTACCACGGTTTTTGTAGGAATGTTTGGCGTGTTACAGCTCGGAACTCGGCTTGCGACAGATAATAAATCTCGTACCGGAGCACTCGCACTTGCGATTGAGAGAATGGAATACATACGTAGCCTCGATTACGATGATATCGGGACGGTTGGTGGAGACCCTTCAGGTGCCCTCTTGGTGAGTGTACCAATTACACTGAATAACATTGCGTACACACAACGCACGTATATTGTATATGTAGATGATCCCAAAGATGGTTCCGGTGGCTCAGATTCAAATGGTATAACCGATGACTACAAGAGGGTAAAAGTTGAGGTGTCATGGGTGGGTCCAAAAAATAATGTACGAGAGACTACGTTAGTGAGTGATATTTCATCGCTATTAATAGAATCATAGTATGAAATATTACGCATCACAGCGCGGATTTACTTTATTAGAAGCAGTTGTATTACTGGGCGTGTTTGTTTTGATTGTCGGCGCTATTGTTTCTTCACTACGGTATGTCTATCGAGGTCAGCGGTTTGCTTTTGAACAAGCTGATGCGACGCGTTCAGCTCGAACTGGTATTGAACGCGCGGTGCAAGATTTACGCGAAGCATCAGATGCAGACAATGGCGCGTATCCTATTGTATCGATGGCAACAAGCAGCGTTTCTTTCTATAGTGACTACGACAATGACAATAAAATTGAACAGATTCGGTATTTTATAGATGGGACAGATTTCAAAAAAGGAATTATAGAATCTAGTGGAGACCCTCCTGTGTACAATGGGGGAAGTGAGGTGGTGACAACTATTGCAACTGAGGTTCGTAATAATGTAATCGGTACACCTATGTTTACTTACTATGATAAGAGTGGGGTATTTATGAATGACTATACTGATATCGACCAACTGGCTTTTGTGACGCTACGACTTGTTGTTAATCTGCACCCAGAACGCGCGCCTGATGATTTTGAGCTCAGAAGTAGCGCCGCACTCCGTAACATTAGATAATATGAAACATTCTTCACAAAAGGGAATCGTAATTATTTTAGTGCTGGTGTTTGCAGCAGTATTTGGATTGTCAGTTTCTGCTCTCACAAGTTTTATATTTAGCCAGGCGCAATTAGGGGCTGGAAAAGAAGTGCGCGAACAGGCGCTGAATATAGCCGAAGCAGGTCTTGAATACTATCATTGGTTCCTTACTCACAACCCTGGAGATACCCAAGACGGAACTGGAGGCCTCGGGCCGTATGTACACACCTATTCTGATCCAGAAACCGGTGAAATAGGTTCGTTTAGTTTAGATATTGTTGGAAATGAGTCTTGTGGAATACTGCAGTCAATAGACGTCACATCAACTGGCACCGTGAATTCCGACCCCAAATTTACTCGAACTGTTTTTGGGAGACATGCTGCTCCTTCTGTTGCTGAATACTCGTACATTATCGGGGACGACGTATGGGCTGGTGCTGATCGTGAAATTACCGGACCCTATCATTCAAATGGAGGCATACGGATGGATGGGACCAACAACTCAGTGGTAACGAGTGCTGTCTCAACGTGGTCTCAGAGTTTCAACTGCAACGGTGGGAGTGCATCCCCGGGCGTGTGTGGTGACGGGCCAAATTCTACGCTCTGGCGATACCCTGCTTCTGAGTTGAGCTTTAGTGATATAGAGGCTAATTTCTCGAGTATAAAAACAGCAGCAATTGCGGATGGTATTTATCTTGCGCCATACGGCTCAACTGAAACCTACATCTTTAATCCTTACGGAGGTCCAACAGACACTGCGGCTGATGGGTACCACTTGATTTTTAATGCAGATGGAACAGTTGATATATATCAAGTTACCAGCACGACAGGATATTGGGGGTATCTTTCGGGCATTGGGTACACAGCCGATTACCATATTATAAGTGGAGAGTCTTTTATAGAGCGACGTACAGTACCTACAGATTGTTCAGTTATCTTTGTTGAAGATAAAGTATGGATTGAAGGAACAGTAAAAGGAAAAGTAACAGTCATAGCAGCAGATTTGGTGAATTCTGGATATGATCCAGATGTAATTATCTCTGGTGATATTGATTACTCTGTACAAGATGGTTCAGATGGCCTTACTGTCATCAGTGAATTTGGTATCTACCTACCGAGAGACTCCGCTGATACACTTTCAATACACGGTATTTTTGTCGCACAAGGAGATAGATTTGGTCGACCATATTATAGCGGTAGTTTAAAGACGCAATTAACAATAAAAGGATCTATTGTGTCGAGTCAACGAGTAGGAACTTCTTGGTCATCAGGATCTACTATTATTTCAGGTTACCAGAATCGGGATAGCATATATGATCGACTACAGACAACAAACCCGCCTCCATTTACGCCATCGAGGACGCTCATTCCTGAATATATTCTTTGGCAAGAACTGTAGCGTGGTACAATCATTTCTATGAAATCGGTGATTTGTAATTGGAAAATGAATCCTGCAACTTTTGCTGAGGCGAAGAAACTCTTTGATGCAACGAAAACACTTGCAGCTTCTGTAAAGAAAGTAGATATCGTTGTCGCCCCACCTGTTGTTTTCTTACGAGAGCTTGCAAAAGGGTACAGAGGCACTCGTGTGGAATTTGGAGCACAGAATATTTCAACCGAAAGTGAAGGGTCGCATACTGGTGAAACCGCTGCTGCACAAGTACGAGATGCTGGGGCAACGCATGTGATTATAGGTCATGCAGAGCGCCGTGCACTGGGCGAGACTGATGAACAAGTTGGCAAAAAAGTACTCACGGCACTTGAAAATAAAATGGATGCCATAATTGCAGTCGGCGAAAGTGAACGCGACATACATGGGGAGTACGTACAGGTAGTTCGGAATCAAATCGTCACTGCACTACGAGAAATTCCTGCAGCGAGATTTAAAAATGTAACCATAGCATATGAACCTATATGGGCAATTGGGGCGCCAACTGCACCTGACGCAAACGAAGTGCATCAAATGATGTTATTAGTTCGAAAGACGGTACGCGATGCGTTTGGAGATAAAGCACTTAAAGCAGTACGTGTTGTGTACGGAGGGGCGGTAAATGAAGATAATGCTGAGGGCATATTACGTGTTCCAGATCTCGACGGTGTATTAGTGGGTCGGGCAAGCCTTGATCCAGCACGGTTGAAAGTTATAGTACAAGCGGCACAAAGCGCATGAATGTAGAATGGATAGATGAACAGAATGATTTAGCTGGCAAAGTGGTGCTAGTCCGTGCTGGGCTAAATACTCCTATAGAAAAAGGAGTGGTTCGGACTGATTTTCGAATACGAAAAGCTATCCCGACACTACGTTTTCTTAGAGACCAGGGTGCTCGGGTAATTGTAATTGCACACATTGGGCGCGATAAAAACGAAACACTCCAGCCTGTTGCAGATGCGCTTAATGAATATTTTCCAGTAAGGTTTCAAGAAAGAAAAGATCTAGATGTTTCTACATTACAAAATGGTGACATCACGTTGCTTGAAAACCTACGACAAGATAATCGTGAAGTAGCTGGTGATGAAACTCTCGCACAGGAACTCGCAGCGCTTGCTGATGTTTTTGTACAAGATGCATTTTCAGTGTGTCATCGGAACCATGCGAGTATTGTTGGGATACCAAAATACATCAAAAGTTATGGTGGTTTGTTAGTGAGGGAAGAAACTGAGAAATTAGCGAGTGTTCTCCAACCAGAACATCCTGCACTTTTCATTTTAGGAGGTGCGAAGTTTGGGACAAAAGAACCACTCATTCGGAAATTTATGGGAGTCTATGATTCTGTCTTTATCGGTGGTGCACTACAAAACGAGCTACTCGCTGCGCGCGGAATAGAGGTAGGGGCGTCGGTTATCGATGATGGTGAAGTTGCCAAAGATATTTTAGAAAATGAAAAAGTAGCTGATGTGCACGATGTTATTGTTGAGCATGTTGATGGAAGTTCTGAAACGCTTTCAATAAACCAAATAGGTAACGAAGACACGATTGTTGATATAGGAGAGGGCACGATGCAGAATTTTGTTGCAACGTTTAATACATACAAAACTATTGTGTGGAACGGACCACTTGGCTGGTACGAAAAGGGGTACATCAGTGCGACAAAAACATGTGCACAGACACTTGCATTAAGTAGCGCAACGACAGTTGTTGGAGGTGGAGACACCATCGCACTTATTCAAAAAGAAAAGTTAGAAAATGAGTTTGACTTTGTTTCAACAGGAGGTGGGGCAATGTTGGAGTTTTTGCTCAAAGGAACGCTTCCCGGGCTTGAAGTACTGAAATAAGAAACACTCTTTACAGAGAGTCTTTTATTTTTGCTGCGATTTTCTCGGCGATAGTGGTCAATGTTTCGCTACTTGGATTTCCCTCTTTTCCTTCGAGTAATATTTTTGAAGTGATGTCTTCGTGATCTTCTGTTGGTATAAGATGTACGTGTGTATGTGGTACGTCCCATCCTGCGATGACCAGACCCATCTTTTTTGGTTTCAGCGCATTTTCGATTGCTCCAGCAAGAATGTGTGTAGCTTGCATGACATGCATATATACTTCGATCGGGAGTTTTTCAAAATTTGGCTCGTGTACTTTTGGTACAACAAGTAAGTGACCTGGGCGGATTGGATGGATATCCATAAATGCCAATACGGTTTCATTTTCGTACACTTTATACGAGGGCAGTTCATCTCTAACTATTTTACAAAAAATACATTCTTCCATTAGTGCAGTATAATCCAAACACATGACTAAATCCAAAGCATACACAGTACGAAAAAAACCGAGCGAAACAGTACGGAAAGCACTCAAAGAATTTCCAGATTTTGTACAGGAAATTTTGGCAGCTCGGGGTATAAAAACACATAAAGCTGCACAAGATTTTTTTAATCCAAACTACGATGAACAAGTATATGATCCATTCCTTTTGCACGACATGGATGTTGCTGTTACACGGATCATAAAAGCAATCGATAATAACGAACATATTGCTATCTACAGCGATTTTGACGCAGACGGTATTCCCGGTGGTGCGCTGTTACACGACGTATTCAAAAAGATTGGCTACGAGCGTTTCACAAACTATATCCCACACAGAGACACAGAAGGGTATGGTTTTCATAAGGAGGCAGTCGATACTCTCTTAAAGAAGGAAGTATCGCTTATTATAACGGTGGATGTCGGCATTACGAATGGTGAAACGGTTACGCATGCCAATACATTAGGAGTCGATGTTATTGTTACTGACCATCATATTCCTAGTAAAACACTGCCTGATGCAGTTGCTGTTGTGAACCCGCAACGCGAAGATGAAACATACCCATTTCGGTTTTTTTGCGGGACAGGTGTGGCGTTCAAATTAACTCAGGCACTTTTTATTCGGGCGCGAGAGCAAGACAAAGACTGGGTTAAAGATGTTCCGGAAGGGTGGGAAAAATGGTTGCTCGATTTAGTTGCTATCGCGACTGTTGGTGACATGGTTCCGCTTGTCGGTGAAAACAGAACATTGGTGCACTACGGACTGACTGTGTTGCACAAATCACGACGACCAGGAATTACTGCACTATGTCGTAAGTTGGGTATCGGGCAGGCGTACATTACAGAAGATGACATCGGATTTTCTATTGCGCCACGAATTAATGCAGCTTCGAGAATGGGAACTCCTGAATTAGGATTTCGATTGCTTACGACTGTTGATGGTGCAGAAGCCGCAGACGTCGCGCGCGAGTTAGAATCTCTTAACAATAAACGTAAAGGAAGTGTTGCGAGTATTACGAAAGAGTTAAAGAAACGTTTTGAAGAAAATTCAGATGGAGCAGTTCTTGTTGCAGGAAATCCAAATTGGAATCCAGCATTACTTGGGCTTGCTGCTAACTCTCTTGTAGATACGTATGGAAAGACGGCGTGCTTATGGGGACGGGAAGGCACCGGAAGTATCAAAGGGTCATGTCGTGGGAACGGAAACGTAAATGTCGTAGATATGTTTAATCACGCAAGTCATACTCTTGTACAATTTGGCGGACACGAACATGCGGGAGGTTTTTCTGTTGATGCAGACAAAGTGCACATTATGGAGGATGCTTTTAACAGTGCGTACAAGGAACTTTCAAAAGGGGTCAAACTGTTAGTGCCAGAAGCTGATGCTGTTTTGCCGCATGCGTCATTACGCGAAACGCATAAAGTACTTTCACAATTTGCTCCGTTTGGTATGGGGAATTCCAAACCAGTATTTGTATATAAAAGTGCTCTTGTACGTTCGTTGAAACAATTTGGAAAAGAAGAGGCACATATAGAATTACATCTGGCAGCTGATGAATTTGAGAATACTGTTCGAGCGATTGCGTTCTTTAAAAACCCACAATCATTTTCACGAACCCCAGAACAAGATCGTGTCGTTGACGTTCTGTGCACTATAGAGCTCTCACGTTTTGCTGGTCGCGTAAATCTTGAGCTACGCATTGTGGATATTGTGTAAGTACTATCAGTACTAAGTGAGGTACTATAATTCGTATATGAAAAGTTTTTCTAAAAAAGAAGCGTTTGTAGCTGGGTGGGAAAGTTTTAAGGAGCGTCCATTTTTTATCATTGGGTTATTTCTTATTACTACTATCATTTCTATTATTACTGGCCTCATTGCTGACGAAGTTTCAGATGGTGTTATTGGTGCCACAGTAAATGTCGCTGACTTTGCAATACAAACCATTATTGGAATGGGCTCAACCCTGATACTTTTGCGATTATATGACAGAGTTGAAACTGACTATACAGACTTACTAGAGCCGCTTCACTTATTTTGGAAATATCTCGTCGCATCAATTCTTGTATTGTTAGTTGTGGCGTTTGGACTCATTCTCTTTATTGTTCCAGGTATTGTTGCCGGTGTTGCACTTTTGTTTGCATCGTACCTTATTATTGATCGCGATCTTGGACCTGTTGAGGCAATGAAAGAAAGCCTTCGCATCACCAATGGACACCGTTGGAATATCGTACTTTTCTTATTGCTCGCATTGGGACTTAATATTCTCGGGGCACTTTTCTTTGGAGTTGGTTTGCTCGTAACCATTCCTGTTTCAGCACTTGCAATGGTGCATGTGTATCGATGGTTGCTTAACCCGCCAACTGAAATAGGAATTGAAGTTTCACTTTTGGTTAAGATCGTTACCGTTCTTTCTATTACAGTTATCTTTATTGGAACGGCCCTTTTGATTTTTGGGATTGTGGATGGGTTTCTGAACGATTCGGAGTTACGAGATACACAACGTCGTTCAGATTTGTCGCAAATTAAATTAGCATCCGAAATGTACTTTGGTACATACAATACGTTCCCAGAATCAGTAGAAGTATTAGTGCCCGACTTTATGTCTCAAGTTCCTGTTGACCCAATCACAGGTATACCGTACGAATATGTTCTTCGTGAAGGAGGTGCAGATTTTGAAGCATGCACTATTTTAGAAAATGATGAATCTGGAGGGATACATTGTGAATTCGGTTTAGAATTTGGAGCTAATAAATAGCACGCACTTGCGAGTGTAGTGAGACGTTCGACAGTGCAAAGAGCACTGGGTATACTTATCCGCATGGATAAAATCATTTGCTATACAGACGGTGCTTCACGCGGAAACCCAGGACTGGCTTCAGCAGGGGCCGTTATTTTCCAGGGAGAGAAAGTAGTAGCAGAGATTCGTTCACCTCTTGGTGTGCGGACAAATAACTGGGCTGAGTACGAGGCGGTGGTACAAGTATTACAGAAAATTAAAGACTTAGACCTTTCAGACAGAAGTATAGAAATACGAATGGATAGTAAACTTGTTGCCGAACAACTCTCAGGTAATTGGAAGATTAAGAAAGATACGCTCCGTGAGCAATACAACAAAATTCAAGATATTTTACAGAGCGGATTTGGCGACGTTGCATACACTCATGTTCGACGAGAAAAAAACACCTACGCAGACAGATTGGCAAACGAAGCGCTAGATGCGCAGTAAGTATGCATCGATTTCTCCCCGTACTCTTCGGGGCGTTTGCCTTAGGAATTGCAGTCAGATCATTTTATGAATTTGGATTGACTTTCGTAGGGCTCTTTGTTTTGAGTGCTCTTAGCCTATTGTTTGTTTCACGGCGCAGACTCTTCGTGGTATGTGCAATAGCCCTTTTGTTCTTTGCGCTTGGTGTTGGACGTATGCACGTTGCGGTACCGGTTACGATTACGAACATAGAGGTACACACAGAAGACATTGTTGTATTTGAAGGAGTGGTTATAAAAGAACCAGATATTCGAGATACCTACACCAATATAGTTGTCGCACGCACTGATACAAAACAAAAAGTACTTGTACGGATAACTCCATTTGAAGAGGTTCACTACAAAGACGAAGTCGCGATACGAGGAATCCTTGAAGCACCTGAAAATTTTGAGGGCGAAGGAGGCAGGATTTTTAATTACAGAGCGTATTTAGCAAAGGATGCTATTTACAGCATCGCTCCGTTTCCTGAATTTGAAGTACTTACGAGTAATTCAACACCAACAGGTTTACTTCTCACGCTCAAAGGGGCGTACTTAGCATCTCTCAAGAGTGTTCTTCCCGAGCCTTCAGCGGCACTCGCTGGTGGAATTACTGTAGGTGAGAGGCGTTCATTAGGCGATGAGCTCACGCAAGATTTTCGCGATACGGGGCTCATACATATTGTAGTGCTCTCTGGTTACAATATTGCCATTGTGGTGCTGTTCATTGTAGCGATGCTTTCGTTTCTACCGCCCAAGCCGAGACATCTCGTTGCTATAGGTGGTATTTTTGTATTTACTATCCTCGTCGGTGCTTCAGCGACTGTCGTGCGTGCCGCAATAATGGGAAGCATCGCGTCGTTGGGGGTTGTCGCGGGTCGTACCT
This genomic stretch from Candidatus Kaiserbacteria bacterium harbors:
- the recJ gene encoding single-stranded-DNA-specific exonuclease RecJ, whose translation is MTKSKAYTVRKKPSETVRKALKEFPDFVQEILAARGIKTHKAAQDFFNPNYDEQVYDPFLLHDMDVAVTRIIKAIDNNEHIAIYSDFDADGIPGGALLHDVFKKIGYERFTNYIPHRDTEGYGFHKEAVDTLLKKEVSLIITVDVGITNGETVTHANTLGVDVIVTDHHIPSKTLPDAVAVVNPQREDETYPFRFFCGTGVAFKLTQALFIRAREQDKDWVKDVPEGWEKWLLDLVAIATVGDMVPLVGENRTLVHYGLTVLHKSRRPGITALCRKLGIGQAYITEDDIGFSIAPRINAASRMGTPELGFRLLTTVDGAEAADVARELESLNNKRKGSVASITKELKKRFEENSDGAVLVAGNPNWNPALLGLAANSLVDTYGKTACLWGREGTGSIKGSCRGNGNVNVVDMFNHASHTLVQFGGHEHAGGFSVDADKVHIMEDAFNSAYKELSKGVKLLVPEADAVLPHASLRETHKVLSQFAPFGMGNSKPVFVYKSALVRSLKQFGKEEAHIELHLAADEFENTVRAIAFFKNPQSFSRTPEQDRVVDVLCTIELSRFAGRVNLELRIVDIV
- a CDS encoding DUF975 family protein translates to MKSFSKKEAFVAGWESFKERPFFIIGLFLITTIISIITGLIADEVSDGVIGATVNVADFAIQTIIGMGSTLILLRLYDRVETDYTDLLEPLHLFWKYLVASILVLLVVAFGLILFIVPGIVAGVALLFASYLIIDRDLGPVEAMKESLRITNGHRWNIVLFLLLALGLNILGALFFGVGLLVTIPVSALAMVHVYRWLLNPPTEIGIEVSLLVKIVTVLSITVIFIGTALLIFGIVDGFLNDSELRDTQRRSDLSQIKLASEMYFGTYNTFPESVEVLVPDFMSQVPVDPITGIPYEYVLREGGADFEACTILENDESGGIHCEFGLEFGANK
- a CDS encoding ribonuclease HI family protein: MDKIICYTDGASRGNPGLASAGAVIFQGEKVVAEIRSPLGVRTNNWAEYEAVVQVLQKIKDLDLSDRSIEIRMDSKLVAEQLSGNWKIKKDTLREQYNKIQDILQSGFGDVAYTHVRREKNTYADRLANEALDAQ
- a CDS encoding ComEC/Rec2 family competence protein, whose translation is MHRFLPVLFGAFALGIAVRSFYEFGLTFVGLFVLSALSLLFVSRRRLFVVCAIALLFFALGVGRMHVAVPVTITNIEVHTEDIVVFEGVVIKEPDIRDTYTNIVVARTDTKQKVLVRITPFEEVHYKDEVAIRGILEAPENFEGEGGRIFNYRAYLAKDAIYSIAPFPEFEVLTSNSTPTGLLLTLKGAYLASLKSVLPEPSAALAGGITVGERRSLGDELTQDFRDTGLIHIVVLSGYNIAIVVLFIVAMLSFLPPKPRHLVAIGGIFVFTILVGASATVVRAAIMGSIASLGVVAGRTYAALYTLVLAGFAMLLWNPYLLIYDPSFQLSFVATAGLLLGVPILLPYLHFVPENYALKDIFAATIATQIAVLPLLVYMIGDVSLVAVLVNLLVLPTIPLAMLFVFLTGVVGMVYQPFALLFGFIAHAFLSYVILLVEFFADVPFAVVSLPTFSFVFVLAAYGLLTALVWYIQRKNDPA